One region of Bradyrhizobium betae genomic DNA includes:
- a CDS encoding DUF2927 domain-containing protein produces MSALNSPSPSLRTALLALATLTCVPDTAPTAVAGEVAAIAARQRLEKKSFTDGEIVEGFLKTAFGAEYHLAGRVDRIRKFDAPVRVFAESNRADRKAQLAKVVADIGKRVQHLDIAMIETNEAANVRVKLVRDRDLFRTIASFYGAEKAREIRTSLDPQCLSGFRKNDNFEIEHSDVILTVDNGDFTFLDCAYEELLQSLGPINDTASVPWTMFNDNVSMGYFDVYDQYILNLLYDPRIKPGMTVAEVKTVLPEVLADVRIWVKRVNDLKE; encoded by the coding sequence ATGAGCGCATTGAACTCGCCCTCGCCCTCCCTGCGCACCGCCCTGCTGGCGCTCGCAACGCTCACATGTGTACCTGATACCGCACCCACGGCCGTCGCGGGCGAAGTGGCCGCGATCGCCGCACGCCAGCGCCTCGAGAAGAAGAGCTTCACCGACGGCGAGATCGTCGAGGGTTTTCTGAAGACCGCGTTCGGCGCCGAATATCACCTCGCCGGCCGCGTCGACCGCATCCGCAAGTTCGACGCGCCGGTGCGGGTGTTCGCCGAGAGCAACCGCGCCGACCGCAAGGCGCAGCTGGCCAAGGTCGTGGCCGACATCGGCAAGCGCGTGCAGCACCTCGACATCGCCATGATCGAGACCAACGAGGCCGCGAACGTGCGGGTGAAGCTGGTGCGCGACCGCGACCTGTTCCGCACCATCGCGAGCTTCTACGGCGCCGAGAAGGCGCGCGAGATCCGCACCTCGCTCGATCCGCAATGCCTGTCCGGCTTCCGCAAGAACGACAATTTCGAGATCGAGCATTCCGACGTCATCCTCACCGTCGACAACGGCGACTTCACCTTCCTCGACTGCGCCTATGAGGAGCTGCTGCAATCGCTCGGGCCGATCAACGACACCGCGAGCGTGCCGTGGACGATGTTCAACGACAACGTCTCGATGGGCTATTTCGACGTCTACGACCAGTACATCCTCAACCTGCTCTACGACCCCCGCATCAAGCCCGGCATGACGGTCGCCGAGGTCAAGACGGTGCTGCCTGAAGTGCTCGCGGATGTACGGATCTGGGTGAAACGGGTGAATGATTTGAAGGAGTGA
- a CDS encoding class I SAM-dependent methyltransferase, translating into MTAQDPFAAFKAVQKEAWSLFTPMEVSTTPTAAKLVNFAGVGAGLRVLDVGCGTGVVAVTAARRGAKVRGLDLSPVLVARAREHAELANLDIDFREGDAESLPYGDSEFDVVLSQFGHMFAPRPDVTIAEMLRVLKPGGAIAFSTWPPHLYVGRMFALIGRHLPPPEGVASPVSWGDPKIVTERLAGKVKDLSFEMDMMTPSALSPQHFRRTMEATIGPMIKLVAQHKDEPEKLKSLRAEFEALISEYFDGSSNVMRQQFLMTKAKKM; encoded by the coding sequence ATGACCGCGCAGGATCCGTTTGCAGCCTTCAAGGCCGTCCAGAAGGAAGCCTGGTCGCTGTTCACGCCGATGGAAGTGTCCACGACGCCTACGGCGGCAAAGCTGGTGAATTTCGCCGGTGTTGGCGCCGGTCTGCGGGTCCTCGACGTCGGCTGCGGCACCGGTGTCGTGGCCGTTACGGCTGCGCGTCGTGGCGCGAAAGTGAGGGGACTCGATTTGTCGCCGGTCCTCGTCGCGCGCGCCCGCGAGCACGCGGAGCTGGCGAACCTCGATATCGACTTCAGGGAAGGTGACGCCGAGAGCCTGCCCTATGGTGATAGCGAGTTCGATGTGGTGCTGAGCCAGTTCGGCCACATGTTCGCGCCGCGCCCAGACGTCACCATTGCCGAGATGCTGCGCGTGCTGAAGCCCGGCGGCGCCATCGCCTTTTCAACGTGGCCGCCGCATCTCTATGTCGGCCGGATGTTCGCGCTGATCGGTCGTCATTTGCCGCCGCCCGAGGGCGTCGCATCGCCGGTGTCGTGGGGCGATCCCAAGATCGTCACCGAGCGCCTGGCGGGCAAGGTGAAGGACCTTTCGTTCGAGATGGACATGATGACGCCATCCGCGCTCAGCCCGCAGCATTTCCGCCGCACCATGGAAGCCACCATCGGCCCCATGATCAAGCTCGTCGCCCAGCACAAGGACGAGCCGGAGAAGCTCAAGAGCCTGCGTGCCGAGTTCGAGGCGCTGATCTCCGAATATTTCGACGGCAGCAGCAACGTGATGCGCCAGCAGTTCCTGATGACGAAGGCGAAGAAGATGTGA
- a CDS encoding threonine synthase, whose translation MPAASYIDPRNGQLYPLDPPRWCSDQRTPLLVTPGPGISRDDIEPRTRSLWRYRAALPVEIAKPITLGEGCTPLVQQDWGDLRPLFKLEWFNPTGSFKDRGSAVMLSFLRQIGVDAILEDSSGNGGSSMAGLGAAGGMRVKILAPASTSPAKIAQVRAYGATVQLVEGPREESEAEAIRQSSQTFYASHNWQPFFLEGTKSLAYEIWEDLGFRAPDNVIMPVGAGSSLLGCAFGFRELLKAGQIARLPRLFAAQPLNCSPIDASFQVGVDTPVAREVLKTIAEGTAIKTPLRLREIIAALRESGGGTVALTEDEIVAALRRLARQGLFVEPTCASAAAALEKLSATGAIKESETTVAVLTGTGLKAATTVADLVQ comes from the coding sequence ATGCCCGCCGCCAGCTACATCGATCCCCGCAACGGACAGCTCTATCCGCTGGATCCGCCGCGCTGGTGCTCGGACCAGCGCACGCCGCTTCTGGTGACGCCGGGACCGGGCATATCGCGGGACGACATTGAGCCCCGCACGCGCTCGCTCTGGCGCTACCGCGCGGCGCTGCCGGTCGAGATCGCAAAGCCGATCACGCTCGGTGAAGGCTGCACGCCGCTCGTGCAGCAGGACTGGGGTGACCTGCGGCCGTTGTTCAAGCTCGAATGGTTCAACCCGACCGGCAGCTTCAAGGATCGCGGCTCGGCGGTGATGCTGTCCTTCCTGCGCCAGATCGGCGTCGACGCCATTCTGGAGGACTCCTCCGGCAATGGCGGCTCGTCGATGGCGGGGCTTGGTGCCGCCGGCGGAATGCGCGTGAAGATCCTGGCGCCGGCCTCGACGTCGCCGGCCAAGATCGCGCAGGTGCGCGCCTATGGCGCGACGGTGCAGCTCGTCGAGGGCCCGCGCGAGGAATCGGAGGCCGAGGCGATCCGGCAGTCGAGCCAGACCTTCTATGCCAGCCACAATTGGCAGCCGTTCTTTCTGGAAGGCACCAAGTCGCTCGCCTATGAAATCTGGGAAGATCTCGGCTTTCGCGCGCCCGACAACGTCATCATGCCGGTCGGCGCGGGCAGCAGCCTTTTAGGCTGCGCCTTCGGCTTCCGCGAGCTGTTGAAGGCAGGCCAGATCGCAAGGCTGCCGCGCCTGTTCGCGGCGCAGCCGCTGAATTGCTCACCGATCGATGCGAGCTTTCAGGTTGGCGTCGACACGCCTGTCGCGCGCGAGGTGCTGAAGACCATCGCCGAAGGCACCGCCATCAAGACCCCGCTGCGCCTGCGCGAGATCATCGCCGCCTTGCGCGAGAGCGGCGGCGGCACCGTCGCGCTCACCGAAGACGAGATCGTTGCCGCCTTGCGTCGCCTCGCGCGCCAGGGCCTGTTCGTCGAGCCGACCTGCGCCAGCGCGGCCGCCGCGCTGGAAAAGCTCTCCGCCACCGGTGCCATCAAGGAGAGCGAGACCACGGTCGCCGTCCTCACCGGCACGGGCCTGAAGGCCGCAACCACCGTCGCCGACCTGGTGCAGTAG
- a CDS encoding VOC family protein, with translation MLHLDHITVAANDLAEGVAYVEKALGLAPPAGGSHPLMGTHNHLLRLSETSFLEVIAPDPQASAPSRPRWFALDDPQTHAALASSPKLMTWVVSTSDITSALAKIPQAAGPAITVTRGDLEWLISVPPDGSMPFGGAFPTVIEWPEGPHPASRMPDLGCALVAFEIRHPEADTIRAALAGFLDDPRVRFSHAPEPSFRAVIRTPRGERELV, from the coding sequence ATGCTTCATCTCGACCACATCACCGTCGCCGCGAACGACCTCGCCGAAGGCGTCGCCTATGTCGAAAAGGCGCTCGGCCTCGCCCCGCCCGCCGGCGGCTCGCATCCGCTGATGGGAACGCATAATCATCTGCTGCGGCTGAGCGAGACGAGCTTCCTCGAAGTCATCGCGCCGGACCCACAGGCCTCCGCGCCAAGCCGGCCACGCTGGTTCGCATTGGACGATCCGCAGACGCATGCGGCGCTCGCATCCTCGCCGAAGCTCATGACCTGGGTCGTGAGCACGTCCGACATCACATCGGCGCTTGCAAAAATCCCGCAGGCCGCGGGGCCGGCGATCACGGTGACGCGCGGCGATCTCGAATGGCTGATCTCCGTTCCGCCCGACGGCTCGATGCCGTTCGGTGGTGCGTTTCCGACCGTGATCGAATGGCCGGAAGGCCCGCATCCGGCCTCGCGCATGCCTGACCTCGGTTGCGCGCTGGTGGCGTTCGAGATCCGACACCCCGAGGCGGATACGATCCGGGCGGCTCTGGCTGGCTTCCTGGACGATCCGCGCGTCCGCTTCAGCCATGCCCCTGAGCCGTCGTTTCGCGCGGTGATCCGGACACCCCGGGGCGAGCGGGAATTGGTCTAG
- a CDS encoding L,D-transpeptidase → MIRFFAAPIAAIALLSAVAGGALAEEFDSRDIMGGGPNFFRSGANPVPRTTVNYSGAYAPGTIVVNTSERRLYLVLQNGQALRYGIGVGRDGFRWGGVHKITAKKEWPDWTPPSQMLARRPDLPRHMKGGVENPLGARAMYLGSTLYRIHGSNEPETIGQAVSSGCFRMTNDDVSDLYGRVGVGTTVVVLNN, encoded by the coding sequence ATGATCCGGTTTTTTGCCGCGCCGATTGCCGCCATCGCATTGCTGTCGGCCGTTGCGGGCGGCGCGCTCGCCGAAGAGTTCGACTCGCGCGACATCATGGGCGGCGGCCCGAACTTCTTCCGTTCCGGCGCCAACCCGGTTCCCCGCACCACCGTCAACTACAGCGGCGCCTATGCGCCCGGAACGATCGTGGTCAACACGTCCGAACGGCGGCTCTATCTGGTGCTGCAGAACGGCCAGGCGCTGCGCTATGGCATCGGCGTCGGCCGCGACGGCTTCCGCTGGGGCGGGGTGCACAAGATCACCGCCAAGAAGGAGTGGCCGGACTGGACGCCGCCGTCGCAGATGCTGGCCCGCCGGCCGGACCTGCCGCGCCACATGAAGGGCGGCGTCGAAAACCCGCTCGGCGCGCGCGCCATGTATCTGGGGTCGACGCTCTACCGCATCCACGGTTCCAACGAGCCGGAGACGATCGGCCAGGCGGTCTCCTCGGGATGCTTCCGCATGACCAATGACGACGTCAGCGACCTCTACGGCCGCGTCGGGGTCGGCACCACCGTGGTCGTGCTGAACAACTAG